The following coding sequences are from one Mycobacterium bourgelatii window:
- a CDS encoding NADP-dependent oxidoreductase, which translates to MRAIIARDRAAGIDGLALAELSYPHAAENDAIVRVHAAGFTPGELDWPGTWTDRAGRDRTPSVPGHEVSGVVVELGYGTTGLAVGQRVFGITDWCRNGTLAEFVAVEARNLAVLSSGVDHTVAAALPISGLTAWQALFTHGHLETGQTVLIHGAAGGVGSVAVQLALEIRARVIGTGRAAHRETVLGLGAENFVDLASDKSDKLESIGEVDLVLDVFGGQILRRSTPLVRPGGTIVSIAETPPSTPDGGRAIFFVVEPDRAQLAALEVRLRDGRLRPLVGPTYPLEQAAAAFDPSRRGLGKPIIRVIDDG; encoded by the coding sequence ATGCGGGCGATAATCGCGCGGGATCGCGCGGCCGGAATCGATGGGCTTGCGCTGGCGGAGCTTTCCTACCCCCATGCAGCGGAGAACGACGCCATTGTCCGGGTGCATGCGGCCGGGTTCACCCCGGGCGAACTCGACTGGCCGGGCACGTGGACCGATCGAGCCGGCCGCGACCGGACGCCCAGCGTTCCCGGCCACGAGGTCTCCGGCGTGGTGGTGGAGTTGGGTTACGGAACAACAGGGTTGGCCGTCGGCCAAAGAGTGTTCGGGATAACCGACTGGTGCCGTAACGGCACGCTGGCCGAGTTCGTTGCCGTAGAGGCGCGCAACCTGGCGGTGCTGTCGTCCGGTGTCGACCACACTGTGGCTGCGGCGCTGCCAATTTCGGGTTTGACGGCGTGGCAGGCCTTGTTCACCCACGGACATCTCGAAACCGGGCAGACCGTCCTGATCCATGGCGCCGCGGGTGGTGTCGGTTCGGTTGCAGTGCAGTTGGCGCTGGAGATCCGGGCGCGGGTGATCGGGACCGGTCGCGCCGCCCACCGGGAGACGGTGCTCGGCTTGGGTGCGGAGAATTTCGTGGATTTGGCCTCGGACAAATCGGACAAGCTGGAGAGCATCGGCGAGGTAGACCTGGTGCTCGACGTGTTCGGGGGGCAAATCCTTCGTCGTTCAACGCCTTTGGTCCGCCCCGGTGGCACCATCGTCAGCATTGCCGAAACTCCACCCTCAACTCCAGACGGCGGACGGGCCATTTTCTTCGTTGTGGAACCCGATCGTGCGCAACTCGCGGCGCTGGAAGTCAGGCTGCGTGATGGGCGGTTGCGCCCGCTCGTTGGGCCGACCTACCCCCTCGAACAGGCTGCCGCGGCCTTCGACCCGTCGCGCCGTGGACTTGGCAAGCCGATCATCCGGGTCATCGACGACGGCTAA
- a CDS encoding PE domain-containing protein, with protein MSSLVIDLALINTATTDLTRIGSAVSQANSAAATSTTGLLAAGAEEVSAAIAELFSSHAQAYQALSAQAETFHAQFVELVSSGAASYATAEAVNTRPLHGPAQMFGQQLLTVVNAPTNVLLGRPLIGDGAAGTATNPDGQAGGLLWGNGGNGFHGLGGNGGAAGLIGNGGAGGTGAAGLPGAPGQAGGAGGAAWLWGSGGTGGAGGAGGPGLTPAAGQGGFGGRGGAGGAGGTGGLFYGNGGNGGAGGAGGQGGVGGTEWWTVFGSGHTGGLGGDGGVGGTGGHAGLLSGHGGVGGTGGAGGLGGNGGPAQSINGLGGTGGTGGTGGAGGTGGSGASLFGNGGAGGDGGGAGDGGNGGGGPAVGGSGGVFGIAGTPGSGGSGGLGGLLFSSAGVHGATGPLGSNGAPGASSPVSVPGIQQSLAATMHLASINTYLHVSQVTNSFDYFGWSLSVSFSTAAYQTAVQAQATLLNATGLGFLDPGTGNLGLFNSGDNNQGFLNFGNNNRGMLNFGDGNRGSFNFGSHNYGSLNLLGDNNIGSFNFGGGNVGNYNVGFGNLGDRNFGVGNIGDNNRGFELVGNRRFGFGPLSLVLPL; from the coding sequence ATGTCTTCATTAGTTATCGATCTGGCGTTAATTAACACGGCGACAACGGATTTGACACGCATCGGATCTGCCGTCAGCCAAGCCAACTCCGCCGCGGCGACGTCCACCACCGGGCTGCTGGCGGCCGGCGCTGAGGAGGTGTCGGCGGCGATTGCTGAGCTGTTCAGTTCACATGCGCAGGCCTACCAAGCACTCAGTGCTCAGGCGGAAACATTTCATGCGCAGTTCGTGGAACTGGTCAGCAGTGGAGCGGCGAGTTACGCCACGGCCGAAGCTGTCAACACCCGGCCATTGCATGGGCCCGCGCAGATGTTCGGGCAGCAACTGCTGACTGTGGTCAATGCACCCACCAACGTATTGCTGGGCCGTCCGCTGATTGGCGACGGCGCCGCGGGCACCGCGACGAATCCCGATGGGCAGGCGGGCGGATTGCTATGGGGCAACGGCGGCAACGGCTTTCACGGTTTGGGCGGCAACGGCGGAGCAGCCGGGCTGATCGGTAACGGCGGCGCCGGGGGCACCGGTGCCGCCGGACTGCCCGGCGCGCCCGGTCAAGCTGGAGGTGCTGGCGGAGCGGCCTGGTTGTGGGGTTCCGGGGGCACCGGCGGCGCGGGCGGTGCGGGTGGGCCCGGTTTGACACCCGCGGCCGGTCAGGGCGGCTTCGGAGGCCGCGGCGGCGCAGGCGGTGCGGGCGGCACCGGTGGCCTGTTCTACGGCAACGGGGGCAACGGTGGCGCGGGCGGCGCTGGAGGACAAGGCGGTGTCGGGGGTACGGAGTGGTGGACGGTCTTCGGGTCCGGGCATACCGGCGGCCTTGGAGGTGATGGCGGTGTCGGTGGCACCGGCGGCCACGCCGGGTTGCTCTCCGGCCACGGCGGCGTCGGCGGGACCGGCGGCGCAGGGGGGTTGGGCGGCAATGGCGGCCCAGCCCAAAGCATCAACGGGTTGGGCGGGACCGGTGGCACTGGTGGCACGGGCGGTGCCGGCGGCACCGGCGGTTCCGGCGCCAGTCTGTTCGGCAACGGCGGTGCCGGAGGTGATGGCGGCGGCGCGGGCGACGGCGGCAATGGCGGCGGGGGGCCTGCCGTCGGCGGGTCCGGCGGAGTTTTCGGAATCGCCGGCACCCCGGGCAGCGGAGGATCCGGCGGACTGGGCGGGCTCCTCTTCAGCAGCGCCGGAGTGCACGGGGCAACCGGGCCGCTGGGCAGCAATGGCGCACCTGGCGCCTCGAGCCCCGTCAGCGTGCCGGGAATACAGCAGAGCCTCGCGGCCACGATGCACCTCGCGAGCATCAACACCTACCTGCACGTGTCCCAAGTGACCAACAGCTTCGACTACTTCGGCTGGTCCCTCAGCGTCAGTTTCAGCACCGCCGCGTACCAGACGGCCGTCCAAGCGCAGGCGACACTGCTCAACGCAACCGGCCTAGGTTTCTTGGACCCGGGAACCGGCAACCTTGGACTGTTCAATTCCGGTGACAACAACCAGGGGTTCTTGAACTTCGGCAACAACAACCGCGGCATGCTCAACTTCGGCGATGGGAACAGGGGCAGCTTCAACTTCGGCAGCCACAACTACGGCAGCCTGAACTTGCTCGGCGACAACAACATCGGCAGCTTCAACTTCGGTGGCGGCAACGTCGGCAACTACAACGTCGGCTTTGGCAACCTCGGTGACCGCAACTTCGGCGTGGGCAACATTGGCGACAACAATCGTGGATTCGAACTCGTCGGAAACAGACGGTTTGGTTTCGGCCCACTCTCACTCGTGTTGCCGCTTTAG
- a CDS encoding alpha/beta hydrolase fold domain-containing protein — protein MKRLAAIAAVAQRSHGEGIPLRAQVLVYPMLDDRTALRADHAGRGRFTWTPASNLFGWTCYLGRRPRASDAPEYAAPARREDLRGLPPAWIGVG, from the coding sequence GTGAAGCGTCTCGCGGCGATCGCCGCCGTTGCGCAGCGCAGCCACGGCGAGGGCATCCCGCTGCGGGCGCAGGTGCTGGTGTATCCGATGCTCGACGACCGCACCGCATTGCGTGCGGATCACGCCGGACGTGGCCGGTTCACGTGGACACCGGCATCGAATCTGTTCGGCTGGACCTGTTACCTGGGTCGTCGCCCGCGGGCGTCGGATGCCCCGGAATACGCGGCACCGGCGCGCCGCGAGGACTTGCGTGGCCTGCCCCCGGCCTGGATCGGCGTGGGGTGA
- a CDS encoding LLM class F420-dependent oxidoreductase, which yields MTIRLGLQIPNFSYNTPVAELFPAVIAQAQEAEAAGFDTVFLMDHFYQLPGLGAPDEPMLEAYTALGALATVTERVQLGTLVTGNTYRNPTLLAKVISTLDVVSGGRGILGIGAGWFELEHRQLGFEFGTFTERFEKLEEALQIILPMLHGERRSFSGKWYHTENAINEPRYRDHIPVMLGGSGEKKTFRMAARYADHLNIIADIDDLPAKVQVLRQRCVEIDRDPATLETSGLLTVVVDGYDAPRDIGEAQGGRAVHGTPDQIADEIKRRVLDAGIDGVIINLPTHRHTPGVITKVGEALKPLVQP from the coding sequence GTGACTATTCGCCTTGGATTGCAGATTCCCAACTTCTCCTACAACACGCCGGTCGCCGAGCTGTTTCCGGCCGTCATCGCTCAAGCTCAGGAGGCCGAAGCCGCCGGTTTCGACACCGTCTTCCTGATGGACCACTTCTATCAGCTGCCCGGCCTGGGTGCGCCCGACGAACCCATGCTCGAGGCCTACACGGCGCTGGGTGCGCTGGCCACGGTCACCGAGCGGGTACAGCTGGGCACTTTGGTGACGGGCAATACCTACCGCAACCCGACGCTGCTCGCGAAGGTGATCTCGACATTGGACGTCGTCAGCGGCGGCCGCGGAATTCTTGGTATCGGGGCGGGATGGTTCGAACTCGAGCATCGCCAGCTCGGCTTCGAGTTCGGCACGTTCACCGAGCGTTTCGAAAAGCTCGAAGAGGCGCTGCAGATCATCCTGCCGATGCTGCACGGCGAGCGGCGCAGCTTTTCCGGCAAGTGGTACCACACCGAGAACGCGATCAACGAACCGCGCTATCGGGACCATATTCCGGTGATGCTCGGCGGCAGCGGCGAGAAGAAGACGTTCCGAATGGCCGCCCGCTACGCCGACCACCTCAACATCATCGCCGACATCGACGACTTACCCGCCAAGGTGCAGGTGTTACGGCAGCGCTGCGTCGAGATCGACCGCGACCCAGCAACTTTGGAGACCAGTGGCCTGCTCACCGTGGTGGTCGACGGGTACGACGCGCCGCGCGACATCGGCGAGGCGCAAGGCGGGCGTGCGGTGCACGGGACACCCGATCAAATCGCCGACGAGATCAAACGGCGCGTGCTGGACGCAGGCATCGACGGCGTCATCATCAACCTTCCGACGCACCGCCACACACCGGGAGTGATCACGAAGGTGGGAGAAGCGCTCAAACCGCTGGTGCAGCCGTAG
- a CDS encoding nuclear transport factor 2 family protein, which translates to MTEERLAELERRLQQIEDERAIERLIASYGPLVDAGAAEATAALWATNGSYDVEGWPMRSRADVEAMVRSDAHQGLIGRGCCHFLGPAVVSVDGDEAAAVCESLLVVKRGEHFVVARAGANRFILRRNDNQWQIVERTTRMLDGSPESRQLLTTGLVDR; encoded by the coding sequence TTGACCGAGGAACGGCTCGCCGAGCTAGAGCGGCGCTTGCAACAGATCGAGGACGAGCGGGCGATCGAACGGCTCATCGCTTCCTACGGTCCGCTCGTGGATGCCGGAGCGGCCGAAGCGACGGCCGCGCTGTGGGCAACGAACGGCAGCTATGACGTGGAAGGCTGGCCGATGCGCAGCCGCGCAGACGTCGAGGCCATGGTGCGCTCCGACGCCCACCAGGGACTCATCGGCCGTGGTTGCTGCCACTTCCTCGGTCCGGCGGTGGTGTCCGTCGACGGCGACGAGGCCGCGGCGGTCTGCGAATCACTGCTGGTGGTCAAACGCGGTGAGCATTTCGTCGTCGCTCGCGCCGGCGCCAACCGGTTTATCTTGCGGCGCAACGACAATCAGTGGCAGATCGTGGAACGCACCACGCGAATGCTCGACGGCAGCCCAGAGTCCCGTCAGTTGCTGACGACGGGGCTGGTGGACCGCTAA
- a CDS encoding SDR family NAD(P)-dependent oxidoreductase: MADLSRYGPWAVVAGGSEGVGAEFAFALADAGLNLVLIARKPGPLAKTADPCRSRGVEVRTVELDLVRDDAVARVIETTADIEVGLLIYNAGANTCSEHFLDGDLADFARVIDLNIGTMLALVQHFGRPMRERRRGGILMVGSMAGYLGSMRHTVYGGVKAFGRIFAESLWLELREYNVDVLELVLGVTRTPAMERVGLNFDVPGMRVAEPADVAREGLQQLSNGPVYVAGGNADDVARRNDPDRAKVVLGTHRFMEKLLGPPGSRSDGR, encoded by the coding sequence GTGGCTGATCTCTCGCGTTATGGGCCGTGGGCGGTGGTGGCGGGCGGATCGGAGGGCGTCGGTGCTGAGTTTGCCTTCGCACTGGCCGACGCGGGGCTCAATCTCGTTCTGATCGCCAGGAAGCCTGGTCCGCTCGCCAAGACCGCCGATCCCTGCCGCTCCCGCGGGGTCGAAGTGCGCACCGTCGAACTCGACCTGGTCAGAGACGACGCCGTCGCGCGGGTAATCGAGACCACCGCCGATATCGAGGTCGGCCTGCTGATCTACAACGCGGGCGCCAACACGTGCAGCGAACACTTCCTCGATGGCGACCTCGCGGACTTTGCGCGAGTGATCGATTTGAACATCGGCACGATGCTCGCGCTGGTACAGCACTTCGGCCGCCCGATGCGCGAGCGTCGGCGCGGCGGAATCCTGATGGTCGGATCGATGGCCGGTTATCTGGGTTCGATGCGCCACACCGTGTACGGCGGCGTGAAGGCGTTCGGACGAATCTTCGCCGAGAGCCTGTGGCTTGAGTTGCGCGAGTACAACGTTGACGTACTCGAACTGGTACTCGGTGTCACCCGCACTCCCGCGATGGAGCGCGTCGGACTCAATTTCGACGTGCCCGGCATGCGCGTCGCCGAGCCCGCGGACGTGGCTCGTGAAGGCCTGCAACAACTTTCCAATGGGCCGGTGTATGTGGCCGGGGGCAACGCCGACGATGTCGCGCGCCGCAACGATCCCGACCGCGCCAAGGTCGTCCTGGGCACGCACCGATTCATGGAGAAGTTGCTGGGGCCCCCGGGGTCCCGCTCGGATGGACGTTGA
- a CDS encoding WhiB family transcriptional regulator: MPQPEQLPGPNADIWNWQLQGLCRGQDSSMFFHPDGERGRARMQREQRAKEMCRRCPVIDECRTHALEVGEPYGVWGGLSEAERDMLLKGSLGRRAIRRTA, translated from the coding sequence ATGCCACAACCGGAGCAGCTACCTGGACCCAACGCCGACATCTGGAACTGGCAACTGCAGGGCCTGTGCCGAGGCCAGGACTCGTCGATGTTCTTCCACCCTGACGGTGAGCGGGGCCGCGCGCGCATGCAGCGCGAGCAGCGGGCCAAGGAGATGTGCCGGCGTTGTCCGGTGATCGACGAGTGCCGTACGCACGCACTCGAGGTTGGCGAACCGTACGGAGTGTGGGGCGGGCTGTCGGAAGCCGAGCGCGACATGCTGCTCAAGGGCAGCCTTGGCCGCCGCGCCATCCGCCGCACGGCCTAG
- a CDS encoding sigma-70 family RNA polymerase sigma factor produces the protein MTIEGERLDAVVAEAVAGDRNALREVLETIRPIVVRYCRARVGTVERSGLSADDVAQEVCLATITALPRYRDRGRPFLAFLYGIAAHKVADAHRAAGRDLAYPAEEVPERRSSDAGPEQRAIEADSVSRMNDLLEILPSKQREILILRVVVGLSAEETAAAVGSTTGAVRVAQHRALQRLKDELVAAGDYA, from the coding sequence ATGACAATTGAAGGCGAACGTCTCGACGCTGTGGTTGCGGAAGCCGTGGCGGGGGACCGGAACGCGCTTCGGGAGGTGCTGGAGACCATCCGTCCAATCGTCGTCCGATATTGCCGAGCGCGAGTCGGCACGGTCGAGCGGAGTGGCCTGTCAGCAGATGACGTGGCACAGGAGGTTTGCTTGGCCACCATAACGGCGTTGCCGCGCTACCGAGACCGAGGACGTCCGTTCCTGGCCTTCCTGTACGGCATCGCGGCGCACAAGGTCGCCGACGCGCACCGCGCCGCGGGTCGTGATCTGGCCTATCCGGCCGAGGAGGTGCCCGAGCGCCGGTCGTCGGACGCAGGCCCGGAACAGCGTGCGATCGAAGCGGATTCGGTGAGCCGGATGAATGACCTGCTCGAAATCTTGCCTTCCAAACAACGCGAGATCCTCATCCTGCGCGTTGTCGTTGGTCTGAGCGCGGAGGAGACCGCCGCCGCGGTGGGTAGCACCACGGGGGCGGTACGGGTGGCCCAGCACCGCGCACTTCAGCGGTTAAAAGACGAACTCGTTGCGGCAGGTGATTATGCATAA
- a CDS encoding anti-sigma-D factor RsdA: MHNSGRSSGRNSEPDFGSRGDPPALDELTHTDLLLDALAERADFRLGDPDDDALATLLGEWRDDVRWPPANTLVSKDQAIAALEEGLAERRRTRRGMAAVGSVAATVLALSGFGAVVADARPGDALYGLHAMLFSEPRVNDDQIELSAKAELAKVEQMIAQGQWDQAHTQLAEVSSTLQGVNDDNRKQNLLNEVNQLNTKVDRRDPNAQAPQTGSLAPAPSAPPSAPQSTPTSVPATTSAAGSTTPTVSPTTTPQDGVTVSATPTPSASGSPSPTPGATESEAPSPSATEPSDSTTPAPTTTS; this comes from the coding sequence ATGCATAATTCAGGGCGGAGTTCAGGACGCAATTCCGAACCGGACTTCGGGTCGCGCGGCGACCCGCCGGCGCTGGACGAACTGACCCACACCGATCTGCTGTTGGATGCGCTCGCCGAGCGGGCGGACTTCCGGCTCGGGGATCCCGACGACGACGCGCTCGCCACCTTGCTCGGGGAGTGGCGAGACGACGTGCGGTGGCCACCCGCCAACACGCTGGTGTCGAAAGACCAGGCCATTGCGGCTTTGGAAGAGGGACTCGCGGAGCGCCGGCGCACTCGTCGCGGTATGGCCGCGGTTGGGTCGGTGGCGGCAACGGTGTTGGCGTTGAGTGGATTTGGCGCCGTGGTGGCGGACGCTCGTCCGGGCGACGCGTTGTATGGCCTGCACGCGATGCTGTTCAGCGAACCGCGGGTCAACGACGACCAGATCGAGTTGTCGGCCAAGGCGGAGCTGGCGAAGGTCGAGCAGATGATCGCCCAGGGCCAGTGGGACCAGGCCCACACGCAGTTGGCGGAGGTCAGCAGCACCCTGCAGGGGGTGAACGACGACAACCGTAAGCAGAACTTGTTGAACGAAGTGAATCAGCTGAACACGAAGGTGGACAGGCGCGACCCCAACGCGCAGGCGCCCCAAACCGGGTCACTGGCCCCGGCGCCGTCGGCGCCACCGTCTGCGCCGCAGTCGACTCCGACATCCGTCCCGGCGACCACCTCGGCGGCGGGCTCGACGACCCCGACGGTAAGTCCGACAACAACCCCGCAGGACGGGGTCACGGTCAGCGCGACCCCGACGCCTTCGGCATCCGGGTCCCCGTCGCCAACCCCCGGCGCGACGGAGTCCGAGGCGCCGTCCCCGTCCGCAACCGAACCGTCGGACTCGACGACACCGGCTCCGACGACCACGTCGTAG
- a CDS encoding DUF5319 domain-containing protein, which produces MRDHLPPGLPPDPFADDPCDPSAALEAVEPGQPLDQQERMAVEADLADLAVYEALLAHRGIRGLVVCCDECQQDHYHDWDMLRANLLQLLIDGTVRPHEPAYDPEPDAYVTWDYCRGYADASLNEATSDADGFRRHL; this is translated from the coding sequence GTGCGCGACCACCTCCCACCGGGTTTGCCGCCTGACCCGTTTGCTGACGACCCCTGCGACCCGTCGGCGGCGCTGGAGGCCGTCGAGCCGGGACAGCCCCTTGATCAGCAAGAGCGAATGGCCGTCGAAGCCGACCTGGCTGATTTGGCCGTCTACGAAGCTTTGCTGGCGCACAGAGGCATCCGCGGGCTGGTGGTGTGCTGCGACGAGTGCCAGCAAGACCACTACCACGATTGGGACATGCTGCGTGCCAATCTTCTGCAGCTTCTGATCGACGGCACGGTGCGTCCGCACGAGCCGGCGTATGACCCCGAACCCGACGCGTATGTCACCTGGGACTACTGCCGCGGGTACGCGGACGCCTCGCTCAACGAAGCGACGTCAGACGCGGACGGTTTCCGCCGCCATCTCTGA
- the guaB gene encoding IMP dehydrogenase: MSRGMSGLEESSDLVGSPYVRDAPVSGLAGESVPTGGDDPHKIAMLGLTFDDVLLLPAASDVVPATADTSSQLTKRIRLKVPLVSSAMDTVTESRMAIAMARAGGMGVLHRNLPVAEQAGQVEMVKRSEAGMVTDPVTCRPDNTLAQVDALCARFRISGLPVVDDDGALVGIITNRDMRFEVDQSKQVAEVMTKAPLITAQEGVSASAALGLLRRHKIEKLPVVDGRGRLTGLITVKDFVKTEQHPLATKDSDGRLLVGAAVGVGGDAWVRAMMLVDAGVDVLVVDTAHAHNRLVLDMVHKLKLEVGDRVEVIGGNVATRAAAAALVDAGADAVKVGVGPGSICTTRVVAGVGAPQITAILEAVAVCRPAGVPVIADGGLQYSGDIAKALAAGASTAMLGSLLAGTAEAPGELIFVNGKQYKSYRGMGSLGAMQGRGGAKSYSKDRYFADDALSEDKLVPEGIEGRVPFRGPLNSVIHQLTGGLRAAMGYTGSPTIEVLQQAQFVRITPAGLKESHPHDVAMTVEAPNYYAR, from the coding sequence ATGTCCCGTGGCATGTCCGGCCTCGAAGAAAGCTCCGACCTGGTCGGCAGCCCTTACGTGCGCGACGCTCCCGTTTCGGGGCTCGCGGGCGAATCGGTGCCGACCGGCGGCGACGACCCGCACAAGATCGCGATGCTGGGTCTGACCTTCGACGACGTCTTGCTGTTGCCAGCGGCGTCCGACGTGGTGCCCGCCACTGCGGATACGTCCAGTCAGCTCACCAAGCGGATCCGGCTGAAGGTGCCGCTGGTTAGCTCGGCGATGGACACCGTCACCGAGTCGCGGATGGCGATCGCGATGGCCCGGGCGGGCGGAATGGGTGTGCTGCACCGCAATCTGCCCGTCGCCGAACAAGCGGGCCAGGTCGAGATGGTCAAGCGGTCGGAGGCCGGCATGGTCACCGACCCGGTCACCTGCCGTCCGGACAACACGTTGGCGCAGGTCGACGCGCTTTGCGCGCGGTTCCGCATCTCCGGTCTGCCCGTCGTCGACGACGATGGTGCCCTGGTCGGCATCATCACCAACCGCGACATGCGGTTCGAGGTCGACCAGTCCAAGCAGGTCGCCGAGGTGATGACGAAGGCCCCGCTGATCACCGCGCAGGAGGGTGTGAGTGCGTCAGCGGCGCTGGGCCTGCTGCGCCGCCACAAGATCGAGAAGCTGCCCGTCGTGGACGGCCGCGGCCGCCTGACCGGGCTGATCACCGTCAAAGACTTCGTCAAGACCGAACAGCACCCGCTGGCCACCAAGGACAGCGACGGCCGGCTGCTGGTGGGTGCCGCCGTCGGCGTCGGCGGTGACGCCTGGGTCCGGGCGATGATGCTGGTCGATGCCGGGGTCGACGTGTTGGTCGTCGACACCGCGCACGCGCACAACCGGCTGGTCCTGGACATGGTGCACAAACTCAAGCTCGAGGTCGGTGACCGGGTAGAGGTGATCGGCGGCAACGTCGCCACCCGAGCCGCGGCCGCGGCCCTGGTCGACGCCGGCGCAGACGCGGTGAAGGTCGGGGTGGGGCCGGGTTCGATCTGCACGACGCGGGTGGTGGCCGGAGTCGGTGCGCCTCAAATCACGGCGATTTTGGAAGCCGTCGCGGTGTGCCGGCCGGCCGGTGTGCCGGTGATCGCCGATGGCGGGCTGCAGTATTCCGGCGACATCGCCAAGGCACTGGCCGCCGGCGCGTCGACTGCCATGCTCGGTTCGCTGCTGGCCGGGACGGCCGAGGCGCCGGGCGAGCTCATCTTTGTCAACGGCAAGCAGTACAAGAGCTATCGCGGCATGGGGTCGCTGGGTGCCATGCAGGGCCGCGGCGGGGCCAAGTCGTACTCCAAGGACCGTTACTTCGCCGACGACGCGCTGTCCGAGGACAAGTTGGTGCCCGAAGGGATCGAGGGCAGGGTGCCGTTCCGCGGTCCGCTGAACTCGGTGATCCACCAACTGACCGGCGGGTTGCGGGCCGCCATGGGTTACACCGGCTCGCCCACCATCGAGGTACTGCAGCAGGCCCAGTTCGTCCGGATCACCCCGGCGGGCCTCAAAGAGAGCCACCCGCACGACGTCGCTATGACCGTCGAGGCGCCCAATTACTACGCACGCTGA
- a CDS encoding GuaB3 family IMP dehydrogenase-related protein — protein sequence MVEIGMGRNARRTYELSEISIVPSRRTRSSQDVSTAWQLDAYRFEIPVLAHPTDALVSPEFAIELGRLGGLGVLNGEGLIGRHADVQSKIALVIEAASKEPEPSAAIRLLQEMHAAPLNPDLLGAAVARIREAGVTTAVRVSPQNAQALTPVLLQAGIDLLLIQGTIVSAERVASDGEPLNLKTFISELDIPVVAGGVQDHRTALHLMRTGAAGVIVGYGSTRGVTTTDEVLGISVPMATAIADAAAARREYLDETGGRYVHVLADGDIHTSGELAKAIACGADAVVLGTPLAESAEALGEGWFWPAAAAHPSLPRGALLQIAVGERPPLERVLNGPSDDPFGSLNLVGGLRRAMAKAGYCDLKEFQKVGLTVGC from the coding sequence ATGGTTGAAATCGGCATGGGCCGCAACGCCCGCCGCACCTACGAACTGAGCGAAATCAGCATCGTGCCGTCGCGGCGCACCCGCTCGTCCCAGGACGTGTCCACCGCCTGGCAGCTGGACGCCTACCGGTTCGAGATCCCGGTGCTGGCGCACCCGACCGACGCGCTGGTCTCTCCGGAGTTCGCGATCGAACTCGGTCGGCTCGGCGGGCTGGGCGTGCTCAACGGCGAGGGGCTGATCGGCCGGCACGCCGACGTGCAGTCCAAGATTGCCCTGGTCATCGAGGCCGCGAGCAAGGAGCCGGAACCGTCGGCTGCGATCCGGCTGCTGCAGGAGATGCACGCGGCACCGCTGAACCCGGACCTGCTGGGCGCGGCGGTGGCCCGGATCCGCGAAGCGGGTGTGACCACCGCGGTGCGGGTCAGCCCGCAGAATGCCCAGGCGCTGACCCCGGTGTTGCTGCAGGCCGGCATCGATCTGCTGCTCATCCAGGGCACGATCGTCTCCGCGGAACGGGTGGCCAGTGACGGTGAGCCGCTCAACCTGAAGACGTTCATCTCCGAACTCGACATCCCCGTCGTCGCGGGCGGGGTGCAGGACCACCGCACGGCATTGCACCTGATGCGTACCGGCGCCGCGGGCGTCATCGTCGGCTACGGCTCGACGCGCGGAGTGACCACCACCGACGAGGTGCTGGGCATCAGCGTGCCGATGGCGACCGCGATTGCCGACGCCGCGGCCGCGCGACGCGAATACCTGGACGAGACCGGCGGCCGTTACGTCCACGTGCTGGCCGACGGCGACATCCACACCTCCGGTGAGCTGGCCAAAGCGATCGCCTGCGGCGCCGACGCGGTGGTGCTGGGCACGCCGCTGGCCGAGTCCGCCGAAGCGCTGGGCGAGGGCTGGTTCTGGCCGGCCGCTGCGGCGCATCCGTCGTTGCCGCGCGGGGCGCTGCTGCAGATCGCCGTCGGCGAACGGCCGCCCCTGGAGCGGGTGCTCAACGGACCGTCCGACGACCCGTTCGGCAGCTTGAATCTGGTCGGCGGTTTGCGGAGAGCGATGGCCAAGGCCGGGTATTGCGACCTCAAAGAGTTCCAGAAGGTCGGCCTGACAGTCGGCTGCTGA